A region of Pempheris klunzingeri isolate RE-2024b chromosome 15, fPemKlu1.hap1, whole genome shotgun sequence DNA encodes the following proteins:
- the LOC139214147 gene encoding chemokine XC receptor 1-like, with amino-acid sequence MENYMMSGEGEKNSSDVVYLCDEVFDFSTVSSAFFILIFILSVTGNVLLLFVLAIYEDLKNITNLFILNLACSDLVFTVTLPFWAAYYLHHWIFGDFTCKFMTAAYFVGLYSSVILLTAMTVDRFITVVLHNWWSSPVRRRRYAMAACAAAWVISIAASVSDAIKVEVETSWNNLSTCEAPSDGPDIKLGYYLQVSLLFFLPFVIIVFCYSAILKTVLQATNRKRYRTVVVVLCIVAAFFICWGPYNVLLFVMSMYDPRGCNEIERLYIAHSICRILAFFHCCMNPVLYLLSQKLRTHLLQLLHCKCVRIKCKERGTATTVIQNVAFIAQNSAVTLDPHSK; translated from the coding sequence ATGGAGAACTACATGATGAGCGGCGAGGGTGAGAAGAACAGCAGCGATGTGGTATATCTATGTGACGAGGTGTTTGACTTTTCAACCGTCAGTAGTGCCTTCTTCATTCTGATCTTCATCTTAAGTGTCACAGGCAACGTTCTCCTCTTATTTGTTCTTGCAATCTACGAGGACttaaaaaatatcacaaatctGTTCATCCTGAACCTGGCCTGCTCTGATTTGGTCTTCACTGTCACACTCCCATTCTGGGCTGCCTATTACCTGCACCACTGGATCTTTGGTGACTTCACCTGCAAATTTATGACCGCTGCATACTTTGTGGGTTTGTACAGTAGCGTCATTCTGCTGACAGCCATGACTGTTGACCGTTTCATAACAGTGGTGCTGCACAACTGGTGGAGCAGCCCTGTAAGGAGGCGGAGGTATGCGATGGCGGCCTGTGCAGCAGCCTGGGTCATTAGCATTGCTGCATCTGTGAGTGATGCAATCAAAGTAGAGGTGGAAACCAGCTGGAACAATCTTTCCACATGTGAGGCTCCCTCTGACGGCCCTGATATCAAGCTGGGATATTATCTCCAAGTGTcactgctcttcttcctcccatTTGTCATCATTGTTTTCTGCTATTCTGCCATCCTCAAGACTGTTTTGCAGGCTACAAACAGAAAACGGTACAGGACTGTAGTTGTGGTGTTATGTATTGTTGCAGCCTTCTTCATCTGCTGGGGACCTTACAACGTTTTGCTTTTCGTCATGTCTATGTATGACCCCAGAGGCTGTAATGAGATTGAGCGCTTGTACATTGCCCATTCAATTTGTCGTATACTTGctttttttcactgctgtaTGAACCCTGTGCTGTATCTACTCTCACAGAAGTTAAGAACACATCTCTTGCAACTTTTACACTGCAAGTGTGTCAGGATAAAGTGCAAGGAGAGAGGCACTGCCACTACTGTTATTCAGAATGTGGCTTTTATAGCACAAAACTCTGCTGTTACATTGGACCCACACTCCAAATAG